The nucleotide window ccACTGTAAATCCACCCAGACAGGCCTGCTGGGTCCTGTGTTCTCAGTCCCCATTACCACTGTGAGCATCATAAGGGCTCAGGAACGGATCCCCTTCCAAGGTGAAGAGGAAATCCTGACTATTCCTAATCACAAATGATCTTTAAGTGATTCTGAGAGGCACACGTATACCAGCATTTACAGGGCCCCCTCTGGGCAGGCACTGACTTTAGAgttggggtgggtgtgggtgtttCCAAAGCTGAGTAAGACACAGCCCCCAGCCCTTGGTGCTGACCGGGGAGCTGCACTGAGGCATGCGGTTCTGTGTGCAAGCCCCCAAAGACACGCTGCTCCAGCTCTCAACCCGGGTTCCACCTGGCCGTCATTTCAGGGGCTTTAAGAAAACACTGATTCCCTGGCCCTACACCAGGGATTTTGATTTAACTGGTCTGGGGTGAGCCCCAAGGCATCTGGGGGCCATTGGCTGTTTTAAAACTCCTgagtgattctgatgtgcagctaGGGGTGAGACCCAGTTGTCTCACCAATTACTTGGGAGAGCACCCCAGAGTCTGGGCTCCCCAAGCCATAGTCCCAGGCAGAGCAGCTCCTCCTTTTCCAGCAGCCTTCTTGATCCATCAAAAGAAGAGGAGGTGGGGCCAAGACTCAGACTAGCGCAGAACAACATTAACATAGGAGCTGGAGCCTCGTTCATTCATCATTCAATCACATATTCCATAACAATTTAACATAAGTTCTGTGTAAGAAATGATAGAAACTGACTGCAGGATCCTGTTTCAATTGGGCAATTGGGCctctttgaggaggtgacatttaatgCAAGACCTGAGCGACAGGAAACCTGTGTCAAGCTGCCTGTGACAAGCAGAGAGAATagtaggtgcaaaggccctgtggatGGACCAAAGGGACATGTGACTACACCATAGAGGAGAGACCAAGGGGACGAAGTCTGTGAGCTGGGCAGGGGTGCACCGTGGGGGGTCTTGTGACTGTGATAAGGAAGTGGCTTTTGTTCTCAGTTTGATAGGGAGCCCCTGAAAGGTTTTTAGGAAGGAAAGACATGACCTGGTTTGTGTCTTTAAGAGACACTGGCTGTGACAGGAAGGGTGGCTGGTAGGGAGCAGGATGGACGTAGTCTGTTCCAGTGGGATGGCAGGCACCCCCAGGAGAGGATGAGTGCTCAGCTCCTCTGCAGTGGGGAATGTAGGTCAGGCAGCCCAGCTTCCTCAGCCAAGCCGCCCGAGCAGCCCCCTCGCCTGTCAGAGAAAAAAGCCGATTCGGAGATGTGTGGGCTCAACAGAGAGATCAGTGctggcaggggaggcagagatAATAGTCACCCAGGTGCAGGGATCTGGGCCACTGCCTGGGGGTCCCTTTGTCCCCCTTCCCAGGgtgcctctcccaccacccctctgccccttcaGGATCTCCCCGGCAGGCCAGCCCAGAGGCAGGCCTTGATGTGTGCCTGGAGCAGGCGGCTGTATTTTAAGATCAGGGCTCAGACCTCTAAATAAACCATAAACACAGCCAGCTTCTCTGGTACAGAAGGAGGGAGATGGCTCCATTTCTCTTCAGTGCGGTGGCTGGGAAATAAACAAGTGGATCTGCCTGTCACATACACTTAACCCTCGGCAAAGGCATGTGTCAGACAGTCAGAGCTCCTGCCTCAGCCTTTCCAAGAAATAACTGAGATGCCCCAAACTTGGGCTTCTCTTTGCAGCCTCCAAGTTCATTTTCCCTTCAAGGAAAGATGGGCATGGGGCTTGTCCTTAACTGCAGGCAAAGCTAACAAAGGGCAGGTATGAACACAAGGCTGCCGAGTAGCTGAGGGCATGTTGGCACAGGTCTGTGGGCTATGCAAGCAGACAAGAgagtggcagagagggaggaagggaaggggaatggaaaggaggaatggagaggagggcagggggagagcatGGTGCAGAATCAAGATGAGTGAAAGCCCAATGGGCTTGGGCAGAGCACAGTTAGGGTGGTCATGCCTGtgggagaaacaaagagaaacagaaggcagaggggTCCCTCTCTTCATGGGCCCATGGAATGAAATCTTTCAtgaccaaaaagaaagaaggaatgagcaagaacaaaaacaggcaggaacagaaggaggcaggcagataaataaagcaggggagggaggagaaccCCAGAGTTTCCAAACCCAAGCATTTCCCCAGGGAGCGGAGGACCTCCTAATCGGGCAAGAGAAAGTGATTTATACCCTGAGCTAAACCAGGGAGAGTCAGTAGCGAGGCCAAGGGAATGGGAGTGGCTGGGAATGGTGGCCATGCAGCGGAAGACACACAGACGTGTGGTGACAAAGCAGATGGGGGGCTGTGATCTTTGGGGTGGCCAGAAGTCAGGCAGCACCCAGTGAGGTTGGGAGTGAAGGGCTAGAGGGAGCCCCAGCGCACACAAAGCCACAGGTgctgctgtgggggggggggggggggggggggggaagaatgaAAGAGGCAGCAACACAGTGATCGCACATGTacttacaacacacacacacatgcacacacacacacaccctcagcaAGGGCTGGCACACTCTCAGCAGCACTCCCATGGAGGTAAAGGAGACCCAGAGGCCTCCAGACTGTAACCCAGTCAAGTGTGGAGGGAGTCACAGACTTCAAAAGATGGATCCAACAGACCTAGATAGGGGATGAGGTGTGCATACTCCAAATGCAGACCTGCACAGGAACAGAAGTGGAGACAAAGACAACAAAtaccagattctctctctctctctctccccttctctgtcacacacacacacacacacacacacacacacacccctctctctAAAAGCAACAGACACAAGAGAAAGGAAGCTCATGTGGCCCTCACcacccttttctcctctcccccgCATGCCTGTCTCCCTGGAATCCCCTGCACTTGCAGATCCTTCAGGGACATGGCTGTGGTGCCCTCTCAGCAGGCaacacacctgcacacaccccCACACGTGCAGCCGGAGGCCAGCGAGGAGGCACTGGGAGTATCCTGTAAGTGATGCTGGGCTTGGATTCAGGAACCCCCACATAAAGCCAGATCAAGGGGTTTCCCCAGGCCATGCAGGGAGCCCCAAAGCCCTGGCGCTTCACAGAGCACCTGTCTAGATGGGACAGCACTGCCAGGCCCACATACAGAAAGGATGTGCTTTCCTCTGTGGCTGGGCTGGCTGTCCTGTGGGTCCAGAGCCACACCACAAGGGCTTTCAGCAGTACTTCTGACCAAGACCTGTAGCCCTGCTAAGCTCACAAGGTGCTTCAGCCTTTGCAAATGGGGCCTATGAAAGGGGCTGAAAGACCAAGGGGAGGGGGCTCCCCAGAGACTGTGGGTCCATTTCTCAACTCAGGCCCAACAGGCAGTGGCTTACAGAACAATCTTTGAAGACCAAGAGCTCAGATTTGGGCCACAAGTCTCCTGGGGAATGGGAACACAGATACTGAGCACATCTACATTGGACCCACGACTGCACAGCCCCCATTGTGTCCACAGGCACACAGTACTCGTTTTATCACACACAGACCCTGTGACAGTCCCACCGAATACTACGCTGTATACAGCCCACTGCACACAGTCACCCGTTGTGACACACAACACTGCCATGCCCTAGGTTCTCCGGTTCTGACCTACTGTACATATCTCCTCACCCTTCTGAGGTTCCATTTTTATCAACACTGCACATGTCCTACTGTtgtcactacacacacacacacaaacacacacacagcttgcTACCATCCTCTAGAGCCTGCACACCACACCGGCCTGTACACTACACACAGGGCGCCCCCATACAGAATTCCCCAAAAGAGCTCCTTGACTCCCTCCcaggaggtggggcctgagatccCGCCCCCGGCAAGCTAAGATGAGCTGACCTCAGGCTTCCCTgccccttttcttccctcccgcTGTCTTTCCCCAACGCCCACCCCCAGCTTCAGGAAACTTTTCATCAGGTCCCTAAAAGGGGAAACCCGGGGTTCCTCGAGCTCTGCCCTACCCCCAGACTCACGCAAGccgcccccccttccccagctgggcTCTCGCCCCGCACCCAGTGGGGAAAGGTCACCGTAGGCAGTCCCCTGCCAGCACCCTGGGAGGAGGGAGCGTGGCAGTAACAGCTGTCACCAAGGGATGGGAAAGGTGCCGGCCCTGTATCGAGCCGGGAGTGCACAGGGGTCGGGGTGACGCGCCGGGGTGAGTCGAGAAGCCGAGGCGGCGGCAGCTGCATCTCCGGAGTCTGGGGCGGCGGCCGCGCCCGGAGCTGTGGCGCGTGGAGCTGTCCGTTCAGCACCACCGCGCTGCACCCCTGCGCAGGGCCAAGCCGAGGCGCCCCGGCTCCGCTCCCGCTCCGGCTCCCGCAGGCGCCTGCGGCGCGGGCTGTTGTCTCTCTCGGGGGCTGAGGGCAAGCGAAGAGAGAGGGGGCTCTGCGAGCGGCGGGGCCACGCAGCCACCTGTGAGCCTCCCGCAACTGCGGGCGGCGGAGGCATCTCCGGCCGGAGACAGGAGGAGACGCTTGGCGGACCCCGCCCGCCGACCCGCCGGGcgcacacacaggcgcacacacatTCGCACCCGCGCGCACACGCACAGCCAGCCGGCAGCGGCGACCGCAGCGATGCTAACAAGCAGGTCGGGGAAGTTTCCCGCCGGCCTCCGCCGCGGGCCCCCATGCTCGCAGGTAAGCGATTCCAGAACGCGCAGGGCGAGCCCTGGCAGCTCCGCTGGGTAAGGCGCGGCGCACGCCGCTCCGGGGCACCGCGCCAGGCGGGCGGGGAGGCCCGGGGCGAGGGGCTAGGGGACTCCAGTCTTGAGGGCTGGACGCAGGGGACGCCAGGCTGGCCCCCTACCCCGAGCCCGGGTTTACAGACACGAGCGGTGAAtttccccgcccccctccctaAGCTGCGCGCCCCCCACCTCGGNGCGCCCCCCCCCTCGGCCCAGCCTTGCCCGTGCGCATCCCAGGTACAGTCCCGCCTGTCTGCGGCTAGCGGGCGGGGACGTCTCCTCCGCCCGCCTACCGACAATGTCAGCTTTCAGAGCCCCGGGCTTTCAGAGGCGCGGGGGCGCGACCCCCACAAGCGTAAAGCGATCGACAGGacccccggggtgggggtggaggcgcGGCCATGCTACTGAAAATATACCTTCTCCTCCCAAACCTTTCCTTGGGAAGGGGCCAAACCCCATGGAACCTTCCCCCCATCCCAGTGCCCTCAGCCCCCAGAGACCCGCCTGGGGAGGACTGGGCTCGCCAGAGACGGGTGGGGAGAAAAGAGTGGGGTGCCCGGACTCCGAGCGCCCCGCGCTCACAAGACGTGGTTTCCTCTGCCTGCAGGTGTAGCGCCCCCGCGCGGCACGGGCAGCCGGGCCTCTCCAGCATGACCCGCCAGAGCCTGTGGGATGTGTCCGAGGCTAACGTCGAAGATGGAGAGATCCGCATCAACGTAGGAGGCTTCAAGAGGCGGCTGCGCTCGCACACCCTGCTGCGCTTCCCTGAGACGCGCCTGGGCCGCCTGCTCCTCTGCCACTCGCGCGAGGCCATTCTGGAGCTCTGCGATGACTACGACGATGTCCAGCGTGAGTTCTACTTTGACCGCAACCCTGAGCTCTTCCCCTACGTGCTGCATTTCTACCACACTGGCAAGCTTCACGTCATGGCGGAGCTGTGTGTCTTCTCCTTCAGTCAGGAGATCGAGTACTGGGGCATAAACGAGTTCTTCATCGACTCCTGCTGTAGCTACAGCTACCATGGCCGCAAAGTGGAGCCCGAGCAGGAGAAGTGGGACGAGCAGAGCGACCAGGAGAGCACCACGTCCTCCTTCGATGAGATCCTGGCGTTCTACAACGATGCCTCCAAGTTCGATGGGCAGCCTCTAGGCAACTTCCGCCGGCAGCTGTGGCTGGCGCTGGACAACCCTGGCTACTCCGTCTTGAGCAGGGTCTTCAGCATCTTGTCCATCCTCGTGGTGTTGGGGTCCATCATCACCATGTGCCTGAATAGCCTGCCGGACTTCCAGATACCTGACAGCCAGGGCAACCCGGGGGAGGACCCCAGGTTTGAAATTGTGGAGCACTTTGGTATCGCCTGGTTCACATTTGAGCTGGTGGCCAGGTTTGCTGTGGCCCCTGACTTCCTCAAGTTTTTCAAGAATGCCCTAAACCTTATTGACCTCATGTCCATCGTCCCCTTTTACATCACTCTGGTGGTGAATCTGGTGGTGGAGAGCACGCCTACCTTGGCCAACTTGGGCAGGGTGGCCCAGGTCCTGAGGCTGATGCGGATTTTCCGCATCTTAAAGCTGGCTAGACACTCCACTGGCCTCCGCTCCCTGGGGGCCACCCTGAAATACAGCTACAAAGAAGTAGGGCTGCTTTTGCTCTATCTCTCTGTGGGGATTTCCATCTTCTCCGTAGTGGCCTACACCATTGAAAAGGAGGAGAACGAGGGCCTGACCACCATCCCTGCCTGCTGGTGGTGGGCCACCGTCAGCATGACCACGGTGGGCTATGGGGATGTGGTCCCAGGAACGACGGCAGGGAAGCTGACCGCCTCTGCCTGCATCCTGGCTGGTATCCTGGTGGTGGTACTGCCCATCACCTTGATCTTCAATAAGTTCTCCCACTTTTATCGGCGCCAAAAGCAACTGGAGAGTGCCATGCGCAGCTGTGACTTTGGAGATGGAATGAAGGAGGTCCCTTCAGTCAATTTAAGGGACTACTATGCCCATAAAGTTAAATCCCTCATGGCAAGCCTGACAAACATGAGCAGGAGCTCACCAAGTGAACTAAGCTTAAATGATTCCCTACATTAGCTGAGAGGGCTTGTCAGGCTCACACCCACGTTGCTGAGTGGCCTCCTGTGTCTCTGGCTCAGTTCAGGCGCCTTCGGGTTATGGCCTAAGGAGGAGGCCCAGCCCCACAGGGGAGAGATGCATGGGATATGCACCCCAGGTTGCTTTCACAGTATTTAGAATCATTTTTAGAGGGTGTGGCGTCAGGCACCATGCCTTTGCACCCTTCAGTGAAATGACACTCACTGGTCTTTGCTTCGTGGGCATAAAATGTTCACCTTTCTGCCAGATGAGTACCACCCAGAATGCTAATTCTTCTGTTTGTTGTGTGCTCTATTCTAGTGCTTGTGGCCCAGTACTGTCTGTGAGTTGTCTGTGCTCTGGTCTCTGAGGTTGTTGTGTGAGTTCTGTACAAAAAGCCCCCACGAGTCTGTCCGGTGGAAACACATCTGTGGGGTAGGCAAGGCTGCGATGAGATTTTGCTCAGTCATGTGAAAACAAAATCTCAGTTCTTTATCATTTAGTTTTGTGGCCAAAACAACCTGAAGTGGAGCACACATGACCGATGCAAGTCTATGAGTTGTTTTTACAAATACTCTGTAGCTATGTGGCTTGCATGGGTACCCCGGTCACCTTTAGAATGATGTACACTAATGTTCATCTCGTAAATGTCGCCTTTGGAGAATGTTACTCAGTTAAATATGTAGTgatgattgaattttttttttccccaagaaaagaAGCATTAGGGACAGGGCTTCAGCTACACGTAGGCCGAATTGTGGGATACCTGAAGACCTTTCAGAGTCAGGCCTTCATTTTTCCTAGGGTGGCCGTAGAGACATTTATTTCTGGCTGAGGTTCCTGGTCTAGACCGTTTGACGAAACTTTGCTGTGTCTTAGATAGAAGCATGTTTttgcagtatttattttttaagatgtttagaAATAAGGTCTTGTTGTCTTTCTCAATTAAAAAGAGGTTTACTGTTGTATTATCTCCCTGAGGCAAACATTATTGGGTTGCTAGCAAGGGCAGTAGCTTAGAAACTTTGTTGCCTGCTCTGGAAGCTCATAAAATGAGAGCCTCTTTCTTTCCGAGCAGAATTTACCTGGATCTTTTTGCTTCTAGGATACAGTATGTTATATATGCTGCTCTAATTGCCCTGGAGTTCCTGGTATGACGTGGAAACCCAGCAGTGTGGAAGTGTGTACTCAAAATATAGGCATGCATGAGTGGAGTCTGTATGGCTTACCCAGGACAGAAATACTGTAGTGCTTACTTCCATTTCAACAACCTTTTGTTGGGAAagggtgggtagaggccaggagcAAGGAAAGAGctgtaaaacaaaacattgtTACTTCATAAATGTCATAAATCTCAAGCTTCTTGAAAAGCTTACTGCTCCTTAAAAGAcctttaaatttttacatttctaaactTGGGTTGAAAGTTGAGAACACTTTCCTTCTCCACAATGCCCTCTCTCGTCTTCTTCAGTCAAACTAGCACACAACATGGTGAAGGGAACCTGGGCCCCTTTGTAATGTAGTTCTCCAGGTAATCAGGTGGTTTGTCAGTTGGCTTCCATTATTGTTTGGTCTTTGGAAAGGCTGCTGAATCCAGGGGTCTAAGTGAGGAGTTAGGCAGGCTTTTTGCCCAAGGTTTGGGCCTTCTCTAAAGAGGTCCATTTTGTGTCTGAGCTGGTTGAAGAAACTACACACTCAGGATCTTGTCAGAAGGCTTTGTGACCTAGAGTTGCCATGGCTTCTACAGAGTGGGCAATTGGTTGGATGAATGTACTAGTCCCTTATACCCTTGAGTCTCCAGTTCAAATTCTTCCATGAGACTGGAGCTTCATGGGGGGCAAGGAGGGGGCCACCTCCCAGTGCCTGGTGGTCTACCATCCACGTCTCTTTGTAGAAGCATCAGGAAAGGTGAGATGACTTGGCAGCAACTGGCCACCAAGTCAGAAGAGCAGGGTTGTTTTTTAGAATTTGCACATGGCGTGCATGGAGCACTAGGTTTGGCTCGTTTCCAGCCCTGGATGGCGAGAATTTATGAAATAATCAACCCCAGCTGCACTGCAAGCAGGTAAAGGTACAAACCTGTGGGGACTGTTGAGTTTTGCGAGGGTCAGGGTTCTTTCGCCGAGCGCAGTATCCATGGTCACTGGCCATAAAGCTTATGAAAAGTTGAAAcaaaggaaggaggcagaataACTTGGTCACCCTCTTGAGTATTTTTCTCAACAGGCAGGTTTTACCACCAAAAACGAGATAACCCCTAGTGGTTACTCTTCGCTGATGTGGAAGCTGGAAACCTTGACTTTCCATTTTAGTAATGACTTGCATTTATTTGGTGCCTTTCATTGGGGGAATCCCCAAGTGCTTTAGAGACTGTCTTTTTAACATCTCTTGTACATATTTATACACTTGTGTAAAATATCGCTGTGCCCGTCCTGGAACTTTAGTCACTTCTGAGAGTGAGAATGTCCCAGTAGAATCGATGTCTCCAAGTGGTGGTTTcagatcagagggagagagaataaccCAGCTGGCTTGAACCCTGGAGTTAATTCCCACAGAGGATGGTGCCTAAATGTGTTCTAGAGAGAAAtaactttcctttccttccaggtACCACCAAGGTATGGCGTTCCCAAGTGCTCTCCGTTGGGCTCCACGTAGGTAACATCTTACGTGGCAGTGTCTTCTGGTCTCTGAAACTGTAATCGGGGAGGATCAGGTTAATGTTATGCTCTGTTTCTAGAGTTAAGGATACAATTCTGAGGTGACATTTTTGGCCACCAGGCTTTCAGACTGACCCATAAACCTCCTTTAGGGGGACACAATAGGAGCTTTAGATCACTTCTTTCCAGCGGTGGCTTAAGAGCAACGTCACTCCCAGCGTTTGAAGGTTGTTATTTTCAGTGCCACTGGGACACATGTACGGACCAGGCCCTTCTGACACCATGTGTGATGAGCATTTCAGAAGTGCCAGTTGGAAGTGACACTGTGTCCTTATCGCATGGATATTGGTTACAGATGTGTTTTCTGCCAAACGCCCTCATTTCCCGGGTTTGCTCCTGAGGAGGGGCGTGTTGTAATGCCGAGCTGATTTGTAGTTCCTAAGGTAGTTACTGGTATTTAACATTTGGGTTTGTTATTTCTACTTCTCTCAGTACTCAAATAATTGAGCTACCTGCTAATTCTTGcctcatttcaaagaaaatgatttgttCTGCACTTCGGGAGAGCAGTGATCTCTATAGGCTGTGTGTTATCTACTTGAAGGCTTAACTGGTATTTCTTGTATATTTTAACAGCATGACGTGTTACAGAgttgtaattttcaaaattgaGAACGCTGTATTTGCGATGTCGGCTTTAACACTCATTAACACATTACCGTGCGACCGTTGACACGGGCCCTGCTGCACCGTTATGTCTGCTGGCTGCCCTTGAGTCTCCGTGGCTCGACTCGGGAAGGAGGAGGAACGCTGACACACTCAGGACTCCAGCCTTGAAGcttaaatagaaaaagatgatTTACGCTTCCTTAAGGCACCTCAGTTACGTACGGAGTGGCAAAGACAGCAAGGGTGTTCGGCCCTGGGGACCGGCGTTCTTGGGAAAGGCTGGGCTTTTTGAGCATTTGGTGGGAAGGAAAAGCTGTTATTTATTCTTTGCAGGCATATAGAGGTGGCCCCCTTTTCACCAGGATCTAGAGCCTCCAGCCTGCTTTGTAGAAAGGATGGTCATTTATTCTTGGAACCCTCATGAAGCAGACAGCCCTTGTAGGATTTTCCCCTTCCACACTGTTAGGCTCAGCACCGCTGGTGGGCCTGCCcgtgccacccccaccccacccccaccaggtgCCATTGTTCCCACTACTCGGGTACCTCCAGGACAGTAACTTGGGTCCGGGGTCCAATGAGTGCCCTGGCTATTTTGGTGTGAATATTGCTGGGGGATACATGGAACCAGCCCTCAGCACCTACTCAACCTGGTAGCACCTTAGACCATGAGCTATTCCAGAAGGTCACGGTGTATCTGTAGGAAGGGCAATGAGCTCTACTCTCAGTTCTGTGATCTTTCGCATGTCATttggcctttctgagcctcatgCCCTACTGCTGCAAAGCGAGAGGGCTGGATTAGATCATCCTTAAAGCCCTGGCCAGTTCTCCATCTCAATACAAAAACAGAATTTCCGCAGGCCCCGCAACGTCCACAGGATAGCAGTGAGCAGGTCCTGATCTttaggcagaggggagggactgCTCACAAACCGatctgctttccttcctctcttcagtAGCTGACCACGATAGACAACACTTTCAGGTTCAATGGACCGGTGTCTGTGCCAGGTGACTAGAGTTTTAACACAACTGACAAGAGTCTTCTTTGGGCTTGAAACTATTTATACTAATTATACTAATCCAAATTCCTGCTATTAAAAAATCACAGGACACAGAGGAAAATCACATCGATCCTTGGCTTCAGGACTCTCTGCCACTTAGCATGTTCCTTCTATGAAGCAGAGTAGACCCCTCAGCCTGTTCCCGAGAGGTCCCAGGGCCCCTAAggggagcaagggcagaggggTCACCCCCATCCCACATTTAATTCTCTCGGAGGAACAGTGGCAAAACAGTGAAGCAGGCGGTGTAGACCTGCTTCCGGTCTCCTGGGGGCTGAGGAAGGTGCCGAGGGACCCTCATGCAGCACGGAGAAGGTGCTCGAGGTCGCCAGAGTCCCTGCATCCCCACCACGTGGGGCGGGAGTGCACGGTCCCCTCTGGCAGGGGTAGAAACGGGTGTTCAGGGATGTTCTGGGGCCAGGATGCCTTgcatcttaaaaggaaaaacaaacacctCTTGAGGGAAGAATTAAAATACTGTGCTCACATGGTTATTATGTCCTCTTATTTTTAGGAGGACTCTTAATTAGCATTTCTACCCAAGGCCCTTGTCTGGGTGTTGTACATCCAATTGATACTGTAGGTCTGAAAATCTGGaaggttttcttccttctgtgaCCTCATTTGTCAATCTTATCCTCCTCCTGGCTAAATTATCCAAAGCAAACGATTGTGTCTGCAGGTGACAAGCCGATGCTTTTAGTAGAATGTAGATATGTGGCGTCTAAGATGTGGCCCAGGAGAAAGAGATACAACAGAGGAAAAGGGGGCAGGCATGCCTAGGAGCTGGGGCAAGCTCCTACAGAAGGAAGAAGGGATAGAAAGGagccagaaaaaaagaggaaaaacacaagaaggagagagtaaagggaaaaaatgcagagAAGACTGAAGGGAAAGAGCAGACAGAAAATTAGGGAGGATAGGAGAGGCTAAGTTTGATGAAGTCATTGTAGGCCTTCCcttgaattcattttatttcagctcAACGTAGCCTGTTCTTAGCCCACCAGCGGACTCCTGGGAGAGACCCGGGCTGGagtccagccccagccctgtccACCTGGCCCCTCggcccctccaccaccaccctctACCAAAGGGGTGCACAGTCCGGTGGAACAGAGACGTGGACGCTACGAAAAGGCTTTTGGATGAAAAGGGGAGTGAGGACACAAAGGAAGGAGCAGTAAATGTTTCCTTCTGAAGATGGGACTTCTGTGGTGCGGACGGAAAGAGTGCCAGGCGCTGGCCACACAGAGGTGGCCGATGGAGTCTGagacag belongs to Ailuropoda melanoleuca isolate Jingjing chromosome 9, ASM200744v2, whole genome shotgun sequence and includes:
- the KCNS2 gene encoding potassium voltage-gated channel subfamily S member 2; this translates as MTRQSLWDVSEANVEDGEIRINVGGFKRRLRSHTLLRFPETRLGRLLLCHSREAILELCDDYDDVQREFYFDRNPELFPYVLHFYHTGKLHVMAELCVFSFSQEIEYWGINEFFIDSCCSYSYHGRKVEPEQEKWDEQSDQESTTSSFDEILAFYNDASKFDGQPLGNFRRQLWLALDNPGYSVLSRVFSILSILVVLGSIITMCLNSLPDFQIPDSQGNPGEDPRFEIVEHFGIAWFTFELVARFAVAPDFLKFFKNALNLIDLMSIVPFYITLVVNLVVESTPTLANLGRVAQVLRLMRIFRILKLARHSTGLRSLGATLKYSYKEVGLLLLYLSVGISIFSVVAYTIEKEENEGLTTIPACWWWATVSMTTVGYGDVVPGTTAGKLTASACILAGILVVVLPITLIFNKFSHFYRRQKQLESAMRSCDFGDGMKEVPSVNLRDYYAHKVKSLMASLTNMSRSSPSELSLNDSLH